The Pseudomonadota bacterium genome includes a region encoding these proteins:
- a CDS encoding 2Fe-2S iron-sulfur cluster-binding protein: MAQFYPLTVTDVQRDTRDAVVVTLTPDEHDAQHFAYSPGQYLTLRKTFDGNELRRSYSICASAKDKALRVGIKRVRGGWFSSWANESLAPGERIEAMPPAGRFCAPLDATEARNYLLFAIGSGITPILSVAKSILETEPHSRIILTYANRAFNTIMFREALSDLKDLYLDRLTVLHVLKNDAGDIDLLNGRIDADKLDALFRQWMDPRAADLAYICGPQPLMEVITERLEAAGMERSRIRFELFASTPAKRPMPVADEDAEAHRVKASVILDGQTRSFPMRRGETFLDAALKADVELPFSCRGGVCSTCCARVVTGEVEMQTNYALEDYEVDRGLVLTCQALALSDELTISFDDRDSD, translated from the coding sequence GTGGCCCAGTTCTATCCGCTCACCGTGACGGACGTTCAACGAGATACGCGCGATGCGGTCGTCGTGACCTTGACGCCCGACGAGCACGATGCGCAGCACTTTGCGTACTCGCCGGGCCAGTATCTGACCCTGCGCAAGACCTTCGACGGCAACGAGCTGCGCCGCTCCTACTCGATATGTGCCAGCGCCAAGGACAAGGCGCTGCGGGTGGGTATCAAGCGCGTGCGCGGGGGATGGTTCTCAAGCTGGGCGAACGAAAGCCTCGCGCCTGGCGAGCGCATCGAGGCCATGCCGCCCGCGGGTCGCTTCTGCGCGCCCCTCGACGCCACCGAAGCGCGCAACTACCTACTGTTCGCGATCGGCAGCGGCATCACGCCCATCCTCTCCGTGGCGAAGAGTATCCTCGAAACGGAGCCGCACTCGCGCATCATCCTCACCTACGCCAACCGCGCCTTCAACACAATCATGTTCCGCGAGGCGCTGAGCGACCTTAAGGATCTGTACCTCGATCGGCTCACGGTGCTCCACGTGCTGAAGAACGATGCGGGCGATATCGATCTACTGAACGGTCGGATCGATGCCGACAAGCTCGACGCCCTGTTCCGCCAGTGGATGGACCCGCGCGCCGCCGACCTGGCCTACATCTGCGGCCCCCAGCCACTGATGGAGGTGATCACCGAGCGGCTCGAAGCGGCCGGCATGGAGCGCAGCAGGATTCGCTTCGAACTGTTCGCCAGCACGCCGGCCAAGCGGCCGATGCCGGTGGCCGACGAGGACGCGGAGGCGCATCGGGTGAAGGCTAGCGTCATCCTCGATGGGCAAACGCGCTCCTTTCCCATGCGTCGGGGCGAGACCTTCCTCGACGCCGCCCTCAAGGCTGACGTCGAATTGCCCTTCTCTTGCCGTGGCGGCGTGTGTTCCACCTGCTGCGCGCGCGTGGTCACGGGGGAGGTGGAGATGCAGACGAACTACGCCCTCGAAGACTACGAGGTGGATCGGGGCCTGGTCCTGACCTGCCAGGCGCTCGCGCTCAGCGACGAGCTGACCATCAGTTTCGACGATCGTGACAGCGACTAG
- the paaC gene encoding 1,2-phenylacetyl-CoA epoxidase subunit PaaC, with the protein MSKPPTDPLQAYVLRLGDNALILGQQASAWCGHAPVLEEDIALANVSLDLIGQATLWLEYAAQLMEGEHTADALAFLRDERDFRNVLLVEQPNGDYGKTLVRQYLFDAWHLPLLGQLMHSTDETVAAIAAKARKEVHYHLERSRELVIALGRGTQESHGRMQAAFDDLWRFTGELCAADAVDAAMASAGVGAALEEVASAYRAELSSSLAAAGLAMPAGEGMSSGGKAGLHSEHMGPLLAQMQFLQRAYPGQSW; encoded by the coding sequence GTGAGCAAGCCACCAACCGATCCCCTCCAGGCGTACGTCCTTCGCCTCGGCGATAACGCCCTCATCCTCGGGCAGCAGGCGTCGGCCTGGTGCGGCCACGCGCCGGTGCTGGAGGAGGATATCGCCCTCGCCAACGTTTCCCTCGACCTGATCGGTCAGGCGACCCTGTGGCTGGAGTACGCGGCGCAGCTGATGGAGGGCGAGCACACGGCCGATGCGCTTGCCTTCCTGCGCGACGAACGCGACTTCCGCAACGTCCTGCTGGTGGAGCAGCCCAACGGCGACTACGGCAAGACCCTCGTGCGTCAGTACCTGTTCGATGCCTGGCATTTGCCGCTGTTAGGTCAGCTGATGCACTCGACAGATGAGACCGTCGCGGCAATCGCGGCCAAAGCGCGCAAGGAGGTGCACTACCACCTCGAGCGCAGCCGGGAGTTGGTGATCGCCCTCGGGCGAGGTACGCAGGAGAGTCACGGGCGCATGCAGGCCGCCTTCGATGACCTATGGCGCTTTACCGGTGAGCTGTGTGCCGCGGATGCGGTGGACGCAGCCATGGCCAGCGCGGGGGTCGGCGCGGCGCTCGAGGAGGTCGCCAGCGCGTACCGGGCGGAGCTGTCCTCGAGCCTGGCGGCGGCCGGCTTGGCGATGCCCGCGGGCGAGGGCATGAGTTCGGGCGGCAAGGCCGGGCTGCACTCGGAGCACATGGGTCCGCTGCTCGCGCAGATGCAGTTTCTGCAGCGCGCATACCCGGGGCAGTCGTGGTGA
- the paaG gene encoding 2-(1,2-epoxy-1,2-dihydrophenyl)acetyl-CoA isomerase PaaG, with protein MSAPSTITLEIQDGVALLTLNRPDRLNSFTAEMHEALREALNTIQADDAIRAVLLTGAGRGFCAGQDLNDRAVSPGGTATDLGHACDTYWNPLVLSLTDMAKPVICAVNGVAAGAGANLALAADIVLAGRSAKFIQSFANIGLIPDTGGTWILPRLIGQARAMGLALTGDPVTADTAADWGMIYRVCDDDALMPEAKALAAKLAVGPTRGLAMTKKRIRESAQHGLRQELDFERDAMRELGYSADYAEGVSAFLEKRTPAFRGK; from the coding sequence ATGTCAGCACCGAGCACGATCACACTCGAGATCCAGGACGGGGTCGCGCTGCTCACCCTAAACCGTCCCGATCGCCTCAACAGCTTCACCGCCGAGATGCACGAGGCGTTACGCGAGGCACTGAACACCATCCAGGCGGACGATGCGATTCGCGCCGTCCTCCTCACCGGCGCCGGACGCGGGTTCTGCGCGGGGCAGGATCTGAACGACCGCGCGGTCTCCCCAGGCGGCACCGCCACGGATCTCGGTCATGCCTGCGATACCTACTGGAATCCCTTGGTACTCAGCCTGACGGATATGGCCAAGCCCGTGATCTGCGCCGTCAACGGGGTAGCTGCCGGTGCCGGCGCCAATCTCGCCCTGGCGGCGGACATCGTCCTTGCCGGGCGCAGCGCCAAGTTCATTCAATCCTTTGCCAACATCGGCCTGATTCCCGACACCGGCGGCACCTGGATCCTACCGAGGCTTATCGGGCAGGCGCGAGCGATGGGGCTGGCGCTCACTGGTGACCCGGTGACGGCAGACACCGCGGCTGACTGGGGCATGATCTACCGCGTCTGCGATGACGACGCACTGATGCCCGAGGCCAAGGCGCTTGCCGCGAAACTCGCCGTCGGCCCGACCCGCGGCCTCGCGATGACCAAGAAGCGTATTCGCGAGTCGGCACAGCACGGCCTGCGCCAGGAACTTGACTTCGAACGCGACGCCATGCGCGAGCTCGGCTACTCCGCCGACTACGCCGAGGGCGTATCCGCGTTCCTCGAAAAACGCACGCCCGCCTTCCGCGGCAAATAG
- the pcaF gene encoding 3-oxoadipyl-CoA thiolase, with amino-acid sequence MSTHTAYICDAIRTPVGRFGGSLATLRADDLAAVPLRTLKARNAQIDWEGVDDVILGCANQAGEDNRNVARMAALLADYGEAVSGTTVNRLCGSGMDAVMMAARAIMAGEADMVIAGGVESMTRAPFVLPKAETAFSRHAEIHDTSIGWRFTNPALEAAYGADPMPATAEHVARDCKISREDQDLFALRSQDKAQRAIDSGRLAKEIVPVSIARRKQEALIVDRDEHPRSTSLEKLAALRPIVRSDGTVTAGNASGVNDGAAALIVASEAGVKRHGLTPRARFVAGATVGVAPRVMGIGPAPASQRVLAKAGKVIEDVDVIEINEAFASQSLATLRLLGLADDAPQVNPNGGAIALGHPLGMSGTRLVMSAVEELHSVGGELALTAMCIGVGQGIASLYAKV; translated from the coding sequence ATGAGCACACATACAGCCTATATTTGCGACGCGATCCGCACCCCGGTGGGGCGCTTCGGCGGCAGCTTGGCCACCCTGCGGGCGGACGATCTCGCCGCCGTCCCCTTGCGCACGCTCAAAGCGCGCAACGCGCAGATTGATTGGGAGGGCGTTGACGATGTGATCCTCGGCTGCGCCAATCAGGCCGGCGAGGACAACCGCAACGTGGCGCGCATGGCGGCGTTGTTGGCCGATTACGGGGAGGCGGTGTCGGGCACGACGGTCAATCGCCTCTGCGGCTCCGGGATGGACGCTGTGATGATGGCAGCGCGCGCGATCATGGCGGGCGAGGCCGACATGGTCATCGCCGGCGGCGTGGAGAGCATGACCCGAGCGCCCTTCGTCCTGCCCAAGGCCGAGACCGCGTTCTCGCGCCACGCGGAGATCCACGACACCTCCATCGGCTGGCGCTTCACCAACCCCGCCCTCGAGGCAGCCTACGGGGCCGATCCGATGCCCGCGACGGCGGAGCATGTGGCGCGCGATTGCAAGATTAGCCGCGAGGATCAGGACCTGTTCGCCCTGCGCAGCCAGGACAAGGCGCAGCGCGCGATCGACTCCGGTCGGCTAGCGAAAGAGATCGTGCCCGTGAGCATTGCCCGGCGTAAGCAGGAGGCGCTGATCGTCGATCGCGACGAGCATCCGCGCAGCACGTCCCTGGAGAAGCTTGCCGCCTTGCGGCCGATCGTGCGCAGCGACGGCACCGTGACGGCGGGCAACGCCTCCGGCGTTAACGACGGCGCCGCCGCGCTCATCGTCGCCTCCGAGGCGGGCGTGAAGCGGCATGGGCTGACCCCGCGGGCCCGCTTTGTGGCGGGCGCTACGGTGGGGGTGGCGCCGCGGGTTATGGGTATCGGTCCCGCACCAGCGTCCCAGCGTGTCCTGGCCAAAGCCGGCAAGGTGATCGAGGATGTGGACGTGATCGAGATCAATGAAGCGTTCGCCTCCCAGTCCCTCGCCACCCTGCGCCTGCTGGGGCTCGCCGATGACGCACCGCAGGTCAATCCCAACGGCGGTGCGATCGCCCTCGGGCATCCCCTCGGCATGTCCGGCACCCGGCTCGTGATGTCGGCGGTCGAGGAGCTGCACAGCGTGGGCGGCGAGCTGGCGCTAACGGCGATGTGTATTGGGGTCGGGCAGGGCATCGCGTCCCTCTACGCCAAGGTGTAG
- the paaB gene encoding 1,2-phenylacetyl-CoA epoxidase subunit PaaB, with amino-acid sequence MSAKREWPLWEIFVRGQHGLAHRHVGSLHAPDASAAMKNARDVYTRRNEGLSIWVVPSTAITASTPSLKGPMFEPSNDKVYRHPTFFKIPDDVGNM; translated from the coding sequence ATGAGCGCCAAGCGCGAATGGCCCCTGTGGGAGATCTTCGTGCGCGGGCAGCACGGGCTCGCCCATCGCCACGTGGGATCACTGCACGCACCGGACGCGTCGGCGGCGATGAAGAACGCTCGCGATGTGTACACCCGTCGCAACGAAGGCCTGTCCATCTGGGTGGTGCCGTCCACGGCGATCACCGCCAGTACGCCCTCGCTAAAGGGCCCCATGTTCGAACCCTCGAATGACAAGGTCTACCGGCACCCAACATTCTTCAAGATCCCAGACGACGTGGGGAACATGTGA
- a CDS encoding 3-hydroxyacyl-CoA dehydrogenase NAD-binding domain-containing protein: MTATSLDADACVGVCGAGAMGAGIALVAARAGHQVIVVDTFVGALERGRERTEQVLASSVKKQRITADEAQAILARIAWCEDLEPLAPCALVIEAIIEDLEAKAALAARLEDAVAPSAVIATNTSSIPVSTLAARFTHRQRVLGLHFFNPAPVMRLVEVVPSPDTNANLVETAVDLMRRWGKTPVVAKDVPGFIVNRVARPFYAEGWKAFEEGVAPAATLDHLYRSLGRFRMGPLELGDLIGHDVNSTAAHTLYSSYFGRTRFHPSVLQAQYAQAGRLGRKTGRGVYDYADDAPKPAVPYGEPARADTILVAADIDRGLAPDHAEADPTLPAGCYAVDGVLLRFSDGRSAMALARDHARPTAVLDHALDLSASECLAYSVSDDDADQAARALISALGKSAVRIEDRPGGVVYRTLLQLANAAADAVRDGVASSPDVDAAMLHGVNYPVGPLTWVRVHGVDAAIAALDAIAKETGEHGLYQCGLGLERYA, encoded by the coding sequence GTGACAGCGACTAGCCTCGATGCAGATGCCTGCGTAGGCGTCTGTGGTGCGGGGGCCATGGGCGCTGGGATCGCCCTGGTCGCAGCACGCGCGGGCCATCAAGTGATAGTGGTGGATACCTTCGTGGGCGCGCTCGAGCGGGGCCGCGAGCGGACGGAGCAGGTGCTGGCGTCGAGCGTGAAGAAGCAGCGCATCACCGCCGACGAGGCGCAGGCTATTCTCGCGCGTATCGCGTGGTGCGAAGACTTGGAGCCCCTGGCGCCGTGCGCGCTGGTGATCGAGGCGATCATCGAAGACCTGGAGGCCAAGGCGGCGCTCGCCGCACGCCTCGAGGACGCGGTAGCGCCGAGCGCGGTGATCGCCACCAACACATCGTCCATTCCCGTGTCGACGCTGGCCGCGCGGTTCACCCATCGCCAGCGCGTTCTCGGCCTGCACTTCTTCAATCCGGCACCGGTGATGCGCCTGGTCGAGGTGGTGCCTTCACCTGATACCAACGCTAACTTGGTCGAGACCGCCGTCGATCTGATGCGGCGCTGGGGCAAGACGCCGGTGGTGGCCAAGGACGTGCCCGGCTTCATCGTCAATCGCGTCGCCCGGCCGTTCTACGCGGAGGGCTGGAAGGCCTTCGAAGAGGGCGTGGCCCCGGCGGCCACCCTCGACCACCTGTACCGCAGTCTGGGGCGCTTTCGGATGGGCCCCTTGGAACTCGGCGACCTCATCGGTCACGACGTGAACAGCACGGCGGCCCACACGCTCTATTCCAGCTACTTCGGGCGCACGCGCTTTCACCCGTCCGTCTTGCAGGCGCAGTACGCGCAGGCGGGTCGCCTCGGGCGCAAGACTGGCCGTGGCGTTTACGACTACGCCGACGATGCGCCCAAGCCGGCAGTGCCCTACGGCGAGCCAGCACGGGCGGACACGATCCTGGTCGCTGCGGATATCGACAGGGGGCTCGCGCCGGACCACGCCGAGGCCGACCCGACGCTGCCCGCGGGGTGCTATGCCGTTGACGGCGTCCTGCTGCGCTTCTCCGATGGACGCTCGGCGATGGCGTTGGCGCGTGATCATGCAAGGCCCACCGCGGTACTCGATCACGCGCTCGACCTGAGCGCCAGCGAGTGTCTGGCCTACTCGGTGAGTGACGACGATGCGGACCAAGCCGCCAGGGCGCTCATCAGTGCCCTCGGCAAGTCAGCCGTGCGCATCGAAGACCGACCGGGCGGCGTGGTCTACCGAACCCTCCTGCAGTTGGCCAACGCGGCAGCTGATGCGGTTCGCGACGGCGTTGCGAGCTCGCCGGACGTCGATGCGGCGATGCTCCACGGCGTCAACTACCCAGTGGGGCCGTTGACCTGGGTGCGCGTGCACGGCGTCGATGCCGCGATCGCGGCGCTCGACGCGATCGCGAAGGAGACCGGCGAGCACGGCTTGTATCAGTGCGGTCTTGGCCTGGAGCGATACGCCTAA
- the paaZ gene encoding phenylacetic acid degradation bifunctional protein PaaZ has translation MAAQVLENFALQAWVKADASLVDVRSAVTGQTVARTSSQGLDFKAMATHARAVGGPSLRAMTIHERAFMVKGLAQALDDRKEELYALNSHSGATRKDGWIDIEGGAMTLFSSSSKARRELPNDMIVPDGDLEQLSRHGTWVGQHIYTSLKGLALHINAYNFPVWGMLEKLGPTLIAGVPAIVKPATATAYLCEHAVRIMVDTGLLPEGALQLIVGSTGDLFDHLTCQDVVSFTGSAATATKLRSHPNVIANSVRFIAEQDSLNASVLGPDATPDSPEFDLFVKEVVTEMTVKAGQKCTAIRRALVPAPLLDAVQAAMSARLGKTAVGKPDADGVRMGALVSLAQRDDVREKVALLAQDASIVFGDPDHVEAVQADAGDGAFLSPILLRCDTPWEADNVHSVEAFGPVATLMPYRDLADAVALCNEGLGSLVMSVFTHSPAVAREIALGAGSFHGRIAMINRDNFKESTGHGSPLPMLVHGGPGRAGGGEEMGGVRGIKHYMQRTAVQGSPELIAGVLNSWVKGAPTTQAGAHPFRYDFHAVEMGKTLLTQAREISIADIEHFAHFTGDEFYAHMDEDAAQANPFFPGRVAHGYLLLSFAAGLFVDAPPGPVLANYGLDNLRFLTPVSPGDAIKVQLTAKAKKKRNEEYGEVRWDVEVSNQRDELVATYDLLTMNAIVDGQPS, from the coding sequence ATGGCTGCACAGGTTCTAGAAAACTTCGCGCTGCAGGCGTGGGTTAAGGCAGACGCGAGTCTGGTCGACGTTCGCTCGGCGGTTACCGGGCAAACGGTGGCCCGAACGAGTTCCCAAGGACTCGATTTCAAGGCCATGGCCACCCACGCCCGCGCGGTCGGCGGACCGAGCCTGCGGGCCATGACGATCCACGAGCGCGCGTTCATGGTCAAAGGCCTGGCGCAGGCCCTCGACGACCGCAAGGAAGAGCTCTACGCGCTCAATTCGCACAGCGGTGCCACGCGCAAGGACGGCTGGATCGATATCGAGGGCGGCGCCATGACGCTCTTCTCCTCATCATCGAAGGCGAGGCGCGAACTCCCCAACGACATGATCGTGCCGGACGGCGATCTGGAGCAGCTCTCGCGCCACGGCACGTGGGTGGGCCAGCACATATACACCAGCCTCAAGGGGCTGGCCCTGCACATTAACGCCTACAACTTTCCTGTGTGGGGCATGCTCGAGAAGCTCGGCCCCACGCTGATCGCCGGCGTCCCCGCCATCGTGAAGCCGGCCACCGCCACCGCCTACCTGTGCGAACACGCCGTGCGCATCATGGTCGACACGGGCCTGCTGCCGGAGGGCGCCCTGCAGCTCATCGTGGGCAGCACCGGTGACCTCTTCGACCATCTAACCTGTCAGGACGTGGTGTCGTTCACCGGCTCCGCGGCAACGGCCACCAAGTTGCGCAGCCACCCGAACGTGATCGCTAACAGCGTCCGTTTCATCGCCGAGCAGGACAGCCTGAACGCCTCCGTACTCGGCCCTGATGCAACACCCGACTCGCCCGAGTTCGACCTGTTCGTCAAAGAGGTCGTCACCGAGATGACGGTCAAGGCCGGCCAGAAGTGCACCGCGATCCGCCGCGCGCTAGTGCCCGCACCCTTGCTCGATGCGGTGCAAGCGGCGATGAGTGCACGCCTGGGCAAGACTGCCGTGGGCAAGCCCGACGCCGACGGCGTGCGCATGGGCGCTCTCGTGAGCCTCGCCCAGCGTGACGACGTGCGCGAGAAGGTGGCGCTACTCGCTCAGGATGCCAGCATCGTCTTCGGTGATCCGGACCACGTCGAGGCGGTACAGGCGGACGCTGGTGACGGCGCATTCCTCTCCCCTATCCTCCTGCGCTGCGATACGCCCTGGGAGGCAGATAACGTACACAGCGTGGAGGCCTTCGGCCCTGTCGCCACGCTGATGCCCTATCGCGATCTCGCGGATGCCGTTGCGCTTTGCAACGAAGGCCTAGGATCGCTGGTGATGTCCGTGTTCACCCACAGCCCCGCCGTAGCCCGGGAGATCGCCCTTGGCGCCGGGTCCTTCCACGGCCGCATCGCCATGATCAATCGCGACAACTTCAAGGAGAGCACGGGCCACGGCTCACCGCTGCCCATGCTGGTGCACGGCGGTCCCGGGCGCGCCGGCGGCGGCGAGGAGATGGGCGGCGTGCGCGGCATCAAGCACTACATGCAGCGTACGGCCGTGCAGGGCTCGCCCGAACTGATCGCTGGCGTCCTCAACAGCTGGGTCAAGGGTGCGCCGACCACCCAGGCAGGCGCCCATCCCTTCCGCTACGACTTCCACGCCGTCGAAATGGGCAAGACGCTGCTCACGCAGGCACGAGAGATCTCGATCGCGGACATCGAACATTTCGCGCACTTCACTGGCGATGAGTTCTACGCGCACATGGACGAGGACGCGGCGCAGGCCAATCCGTTCTTCCCGGGCCGCGTAGCCCACGGCTACCTATTGCTATCGTTCGCTGCCGGCCTGTTCGTGGACGCGCCCCCGGGCCCCGTCCTCGCGAACTACGGCCTGGACAACCTGCGGTTTCTCACGCCCGTCTCGCCCGGGGATGCGATCAAAGTGCAGCTAACGGCGAAGGCCAAAAAGAAGCGTAACGAGGAGTACGGCGAAGTCCGTTGGGACGTCGAAGTCAGCAACCAGCGCGATGAGCTCGTGGCGACCTACGACCTGCTCACGATGAACGCGATCGTGGACGGACAGCCGTCATGA
- the paaI gene encoding hydroxyphenylacetyl-CoA thioesterase PaaI — protein sequence MADEDERARAIARHMMAAEGTAPQWRLEHLDGGVGYAKVCFEVTSQMLNGHGTIHGGLIFSLADSAFAYAANSRNDKTVSQQASIVFLGAASVGETLVAEAREQACSGRSGVYDVSVRTADGRDIARFTGLSRTVRGHTLEDS from the coding sequence ATGGCGGACGAAGATGAGCGTGCGCGGGCGATCGCCCGACACATGATGGCGGCCGAGGGAACTGCACCGCAGTGGCGCCTCGAGCACCTCGATGGCGGGGTTGGCTATGCCAAGGTCTGCTTCGAGGTGACGTCGCAGATGCTGAACGGTCACGGCACGATCCATGGAGGCTTGATCTTCTCGTTAGCCGATTCGGCCTTCGCGTACGCCGCCAACTCGAGGAACGACAAGACGGTCTCGCAGCAGGCGTCGATCGTCTTTTTGGGAGCCGCGTCGGTCGGTGAGACCCTCGTGGCGGAGGCGCGGGAGCAGGCGTGCAGCGGCCGATCGGGCGTCTACGACGTATCGGTGCGCACGGCGGACGGTCGAGACATCGCCCGCTTCACCGGATTGTCCCGCACGGTTCGCGGCCACACGCTGGAGGACTCATGA
- the paaA gene encoding 1,2-phenylacetyl-CoA epoxidase subunit PaaA, which yields MYAQLVKSTGAKVRSLEEMLPDERDFQQRIDRGAKIEPKDWMPDGYRKTLVRQISQHAHSEIVGQLPEGNWITRAPTLERKAILIAKVQDEAGHGLYLYCAAETLGTSRDEMTEQLLSGRAKYSSIFNYPTLSWADIGAIGWLVDGAAIMNQVPLQKCSYGPYARAMIRICKEESFHQRQGYDILIKLCQGSAEQKAMAQDALDRWWWPSLMMFGPSDEDSVHSAQSMAWNIKQDSNDDLRQKFVDATVPQAKYLGLQIPDPNLKWNEERGAHDFGAIDWEEFFRVIGGNGPCNVERLAARRKAWDDGAWFREALLVNAERDADDAAAAPGAA from the coding sequence ATGTACGCCCAATTGGTAAAGTCCACCGGCGCCAAAGTCCGGTCCCTGGAGGAGATGTTGCCCGACGAGCGTGACTTCCAGCAACGCATTGATCGGGGAGCAAAAATCGAGCCCAAGGACTGGATGCCGGACGGCTACCGCAAGACCCTGGTACGGCAGATTTCGCAGCACGCGCACTCGGAGATCGTGGGCCAGCTGCCCGAGGGCAACTGGATCACCCGCGCGCCCACCCTCGAGCGCAAGGCGATCCTGATCGCCAAGGTGCAGGACGAGGCCGGCCACGGCCTGTACTTGTACTGTGCGGCCGAGACCCTCGGCACCTCACGCGACGAGATGACCGAGCAGCTGCTGTCCGGTCGGGCGAAGTACTCGTCGATCTTCAACTACCCCACGCTCAGCTGGGCCGACATCGGTGCCATCGGCTGGCTGGTCGACGGCGCGGCCATCATGAATCAGGTCCCGCTGCAAAAGTGCTCCTACGGGCCGTACGCGCGCGCCATGATCCGCATCTGCAAGGAAGAGAGTTTCCATCAGCGCCAGGGCTACGACATCCTGATAAAGCTCTGCCAGGGCTCCGCCGAGCAAAAGGCCATGGCGCAGGACGCCCTCGATCGATGGTGGTGGCCGTCGCTGATGATGTTCGGCCCCTCCGATGAGGACTCCGTGCATTCCGCGCAGTCGATGGCCTGGAACATCAAGCAGGACAGCAACGACGACCTACGGCAAAAGTTCGTCGATGCCACGGTACCTCAGGCGAAGTACCTCGGCCTGCAGATCCCCGACCCTAACCTCAAGTGGAACGAGGAACGCGGCGCCCACGACTTCGGTGCGATCGACTGGGAGGAGTTCTTCCGGGTGATCGGTGGCAACGGGCCGTGCAACGTCGAGCGCCTCGCGGCTCGACGCAAGGCCTGGGATGACGGCGCGTGGTTCCGGGAAGCCCTCCTGGTGAACGCCGAGCGCGACGCGGACGATGCCGCAGCGGCACCGGGCGCCGCATGA
- the paaD gene encoding 1,2-phenylacetyl-CoA epoxidase subunit PaaD, which produces MSIESAADPLAPVWACLSQVPDPEIPVVSIVELGIVRDVCAQGDELVVSITPTYSGCPATSRIMLDVEQALREGGFSNAKVQRVIAPPWTTDWITEAGRQKLKRYGIAPPQGSVQCIGALMRAKTPARVTCPRCGSDDTQEVSRFGSTPCKASYQCRTCLEPFDYFKPF; this is translated from the coding sequence GTGTCGATCGAGTCCGCAGCGGACCCGCTGGCTCCCGTGTGGGCATGCCTTTCGCAAGTGCCAGACCCGGAGATTCCCGTGGTCTCGATCGTCGAGCTCGGCATCGTTCGCGATGTGTGCGCGCAGGGCGATGAGCTCGTGGTGTCGATCACGCCCACCTACTCGGGCTGTCCGGCCACCTCACGGATCATGTTGGACGTGGAGCAGGCCCTGCGTGAGGGCGGTTTCTCAAACGCCAAGGTGCAGCGCGTGATCGCGCCGCCGTGGACCACCGACTGGATCACCGAGGCCGGGCGACAGAAGCTGAAGCGCTACGGCATCGCGCCACCGCAGGGTAGCGTGCAGTGCATCGGCGCCTTGATGCGCGCCAAGACGCCCGCGCGCGTGACCTGCCCACGCTGCGGATCGGATGACACGCAGGAAGTCAGCCGCTTCGGCTCGACGCCGTGCAAGGCGAGCTATCAGTGCCGGACCTGCCTTGAGCCCTTCGACTACTTCAAGCCGTTCTGA